The Helicoverpa armigera isolate CAAS_96S chromosome 5, ASM3070526v1, whole genome shotgun sequence sequence tagatagatataataaagTTGAGTTTTTGTACTTGACCAAGTGAATGCCATTCATACAAagtaagaaaaaatctttcatagtTTTATGTTAAACTACAATTCAATAGGGGATTACATCAGGTAGGCCGGGGGTATGGCGCCGGCGCTACCTGCTCCAATGCGGCCAGTGGACTTATCATGAATTAAAATACGGTTTAATAAACAatcctctttatttatttaataataataatagaagttatatatttattctttataaatgtaggtaagcTTCATAAACCccacatataaaaatacaatcttaAACTTTATACACAAAATATCTGTCATCGGGTGATGACGGCATAATGCACTATGGCGGCGTGAACATTAAGGCACGATGATAGAGGGCTACGCCCCAGGCGGCGCCAGGCGGGCGTCGGCGACTAGATCACAGGAGTTGCGGAGCAGGGCTCCGACGGCATACTCTCATCTGAGCGGAGCCGGGAAGGAGGGAACTGGCGAGCACCAACGCGGGGCAGAGCACGCAGCAAGTGCGCAGCCTGCCGCACTCTGCACCGGCACGAACGCTGACACATGTATGCCGTTAGACACAGGTAGCGACGCCAGTGATGGCCGTTTTTCTTCTTCGTCTTCGAGGAGATACGGCCGGAATAATTTAAAAGGCTTGCGTGGTGGACTCGGTGCTGTAGGTGGCACATAAGCTGGTTGAGGCGCAGGTGGTGGTGTGGGTCGACGTACTGATAGGTCTATTGGCTCGGCAACTTGCATAGGCGTAGGGACGGGCACTGGTGCTGGTAGCGGCGTGGGTACTTGTACCGGTGTGGGTACTGTCACTGGTGGAGGTGTCGGCAGCCGTGCGCTCTCAGGAGATCCAACTGCATAAGGCGGGGGTGACGGCGCTGGCTGTGGTGCTCGCCTCAGGAGAGCGGCTCGGAGTGCAGGTTCCGCTTGGAGCCACTTTTGGATCTGACGACGATGTATTCCAAATTTTCTGGCTGTAGCGCGTTGATTTCCGCGACATTGAGCGTCTCGTCTGTACGCTTCGAGAACTTGCAGCTTAAATTGTGGTGGGAAGATACGGCGGGAACCGGCACGGCCCTCTGAGCGACGGTCTGAGGGCGCGGGGGCCGGGTGCGTGTGGGCGGCGGCCATTCTGAGGAGAATACGTGTGCGCGTGGCGGTTGACGGCGCCGAACTGACTGAGGGTATATATGTTCTGTGCTGTGGCTGCTCTCTCGCCTCGGCGCGGATGTTGGTGGCGCGCCGCTGCCTGTCCAACGTGCGTGAGTGTGCGACGTGAGTCTCGTATACACATAAGACCGTCTTCACACTGTTAGGTTTACttcagtttttcatttttaaattttatattctatCTTATTTGTATGTtcctaaatatttacaaatacgaAAGACCTAATCAAGAACAATTGtctatttaaacaattttttttttcaacaaggCCTAATCTACTCCATTTTATCAACCAACTTAAAATTGTAAAGGattgacatttaatttttgtaagatctagaaaataagtaacaaatataataaagcgcACAATAATTCAATTAACATATTTCAACTCACATTTTACATACTGACCAAAAGAGTTTTCTAGTGATGCGTATGTGTACGCTGCTTTACGCAGTAATCTCGCCTCATTCTCGGCGTGAAAAAATGCCGCAAGTGGGAGCCGATAGCACGTAGCGCCACCATTCCTATCTCTTTCAAACATATAGGATTCCTCGTTAAAGAAAAAGACAGAGAATCGTGCCCTGCCCCGGTCGCTGCCACATCCGTTTACGAAACAAGTTTGCATGCGATGTTGCCACTTCGTGCGCGCGGGCGGCTCACGAGCAACGAGGGGTGCGGGCGGACAGGAATGCGCACGGAACGGCAACGGCGCCGACCGTGGCAGACAGGGTGTCGCCGACTCGCCGCCGTAGACAGGCCGTCGCTCGGCGGCGCTAGGTCCCCCTTACACCCGCGCGCACCCGTCCCACCCGCAACGCACATCAACAAGTTATTTCGGCCCAGCCTGTTGCGTTGTTATAAGATCTCAAGTGACATGGTTTAAGCGGGTGGTTACGACGTTTTGGTTCACGTTGCAAACTTAGCGCCATCGCTGTTTCGAGGAAAGTTGTTTTTTGTTGAGCGGTCGCCTGCTGCGCCTACCTCGCTCGCGTCCGGCGACCGTGAAAATAGCGATCCAACTCAAAAAAGGCCAGCCCGAATAAGTTTTGGAATACATACTTATGTGTTTGTAGTGATATGCCATTACTACACACAAACTATAATTTTCCatctattattaatattatgcaatatttcaattaaaaaaaaacgttattcatttcataatataaaacatcaaaggtcataattatttttcaatatggtTGCGcgtatttaattacttaaaaaaaaaggatacttaatttaaattagataGGTATTTGGGTAAAGTATCagaaaatacctatgtaaaactGTATTATCGTCTTCCTGATAAGGTTTAATTAAAAGGCGATACCAATCAAAATTTATCACCGATACCgataccaatttatttatcgTTACTCGGACATCACTAACTGCGTGTTTAGCGTAAGGAGACGGTATTATGGATGTAGAGAATATCTAAATTggccaaaaaatatattcaactaTATTTTGCCTTTTAcgtgtataaaaaaaataattaatgaggtaaacttaattaataaaaacatattttagaaaaagtagctataaattgttttaatgctgaaattatgaaaaatattacttaccttTGTTTTTGGAAGTCCTGCCTAATTGCTTACAAAATCAAACTTACATACCTTCCTCACCTTTTCTCAGTCAGTCATTTCTATCTATAATCTACAAACGGTATCATCTCTAGTCCAGATGATATCCGATATTTTAGTTAAGGTCTTTTAAGAGAGAACGTCCTTGTAAATCGAACCAGCTTATCTGACCATGATGGAGGGGAAGAAAACTTTATGAATATttctaaaagtatttataaGTCTTAAATACACGAGGTTGTCTATCAAATTCTTATACTTAAGTAATGCCTAGCGTTCAAAAATTCCATTCGTTGAACTGGTTTTGTAGCTATCAGCTTCCAAAAGGAGGTAGGTTATACATTAGCCAAAAAGTCGAAAGGCGGGAAAATTTTAAATCCCATTTGGGTGAACCagttctattaatatttatatctggAGTTTTTGTCAACGTGCTAATTAATTCTCCTTGTTAAGTATAAAATTCCCAATTAAGTagtcagtaggtaggtaccagaTATCGAATTATAAATACCTAGTAACTATTGGCACTCTTAGACTGTTGctagacgaaataaaaaaacacggaaacttttaataaatagcGAAGCTTGAAAGacacttatttaattataaaactaatttgCGATTAAGATTGATTTCATTTATAGATCTCGTTAGCTTAAAAATGTTGCTGGCCTTTAAGAACTAATGCAAAATGGCACCAGTTgctaataaaaacttattttcataTGTTTATCATGTTTATGTAAAGAAGACAGAACAGGATATGTATAAAATCAATCATCGAACGTTGCATAGACGGAAAAGTTATGAGAAATTGTGAAAGAAAATGTGTAGGAATAGTAAAGGTAAGCACTCGTATTTGATAGCAATACATCACAGGTATTATGTCATGTAAGTTTTATCTAAGAGCAGATTATGTTGGCGGCagataatattacaaaacagtAACGAACAGAACAGGATGGTGACAGTTGGAGCAGCAAACCGGTGCGGTGTGCGCAAGCGTCGGTGCCGCGCGCCACCACCGCTCATTCAACTGCGGACCAAATTCACTTGATTGAAATTAATCCATGCTAATATGAGGCCCCTCCAGGCGACAACGCTCATGCCAAAACGAGTTCTACACTCGTTATAAAATATCATCAACGTAATCTAGCGCCTGAGACAAAGTTAATcgaatcaataaaaataaaactctaaaaCTATCTACACGCTGTTATTACTCcagataaagataaaattattacGTCCAGTTTGCAATTTTGAATTTGCGTCGTAAATTCTGATACTCGTTTTACCACTACACTGAAATGTGATACTGGATTAGATCGGAACAGTAAGTTATGTTGAACATTGAAGGCACCATGATTTGTTACTTGTTGTTGGTCGGTTACAGCAATATTGCTGTTGTAAGTACTTGTAAGTGGTTACAGTACCGATAATATTCGTTGACTAAGTACCACCACTGACAAGCAAGGTCATAGTACTCAGTAATTTAATCCACCATGACATCATggcgtttgaaaaatattccaCTAAGCTGGCTCGAGTTTTTGCATGGTGCCACGCTATGCCGCTCACATCTAAACGCGCAAGTTAATTGCGACGCGAACGACGAATATACCCACATGGACGCCACCATGGCAACTAAGTTttgttcaaaatgtatttttgaacaAGAATTCAGAACGCATTTACTCATAAAATTTGATAGTTTCTTAAAAGCTCATTTGTGTAAAAAACTGCCTTGGGACTATACAGATCACGGAGGACAAAAGACTAGATACAGATAGATTCCAAACCATGCAATTATAGAAGAAGATTCTAGCGTTAGCATACACTATCTGCCTACTCGTGTCTATACAAATACCTAATAGCTTGGTATGTTGGATGTAACAATATACTATTTATTGTGAACTTGAACAAAGGGCACTAGGTTATCGATCACTCTGAGATGGATTTCAAGTATAAAGTACACTTGAATGACGTTGCATTCATTTATGTTCAGCAATATCTTAGTTTCTACCACATATTTACAAACGAATAAAACACGCAACTTAGGAATCCACAGAATATTCTGAATGTTAATCATACGTAAGTGTTCTTGACATTTTCAGTTCTATATTCGATCATTACAACGGCTGTTCATCAAATTGGAAATATATTCCTCAAACGTGTTGTAGCTTTTAACATTTTCGAAGCTAACACCCACCAGAGAAACAAGACAAGCAGTCGCCGCTCATAAAATCAGCTAATCAAACCTACAGACACATCGACGCCGCTGCCTGTTCGCCATACCAATGAGTCTTCCGCGATAACGAAGTGGTTTATCTACCGCGCTCACGCTTTGCATTTTGTACTCTATATAAAGGCGATACGGTCCTCAGTTCAAAATCCTGCTGCGAAGCTATAAAATACTTCAGTCGTAAACATATTCCCATGGCTATAACGACTTATATCAAACAGATTGTGTTGAAAACCCAGTCCTTAGTTTATTACAGAAGGTATATTTTCTCGTAGCTTTCAGAGTAAGAGTTTGTAGAGGTTTAAGTGTCAAGCACACGTGTGTTTCAAGCGTCACCCAAATGGGGACCAGTTAGAGTTCCATAATATATCTCCTGAGATCGTAGCATTGATAACTGTATCAATACCGGCCTCTGTCGGGACTTAATGGGCTGTTTCTTGCTTCGTTAATATCTATGGGACTTGTGAGACACATCCTGTGGACCGAGTGCTTTAAAACTGTTTATAGCCTTTCTGGAAAAATGTTAGCGATATAGGTACTATACATAGCTTGTACAAGAAATGGTGTTTTGCTTGTTAGGATAGGTACATGGGTACATGGTGTATGGTAatggtacctaattattatactGCTGAAATGTTTGACAAACAAACGACAAAGGGAGACAAACATGATCTGGAATGATGTTATAACGTCACATCCGTCTTGACAGATCCGGCTCTAACCACACAGTATGTATACCGGACAGTGGTCACCGAGCTCTCACACTACTAATAAATGCGCTGCGCGTGCGCCAATCAGTTTACTTTTCCGATTAGAGTCAATAAGCACTAGCTGTAAGTAATCCACCGAGGATTTGCTATCTACGAGAAACGTTCCTACGTCGACGAGTTTCAACCAGTCTGTTTGAAAAGTTAGGCACATGAAACGTGCAATATTTTTCGTGATCTTGACAACGTTGATAGAATTTGTAAAACTAAACAACTTTTCAGACTGAAAGAAATGTTCTTTTAGCTGAGTTAAGCCGCGGCTCAGTCGGTGTGATGAGTCATGAAAAGCTCGGAAAAGTTACCACTAAAGTGTGACTCAACTTGGGGAAATGCAGTCAGAgtgtttaatgtttattttagaagATTACTTACTGAATTTAtctctgtatgtatgtttattcttGCGTTGTGTTTCCAGGTTCTGGTTGCCATCAACTGTGAATCACCTACATTTTCTGAAACTAATTTTGCCACATCTACTAGTTTTGAtcctattattttttcttttagtgTGGGTTTCACGACATGCACCTTTCTTATCTAGTTGGACAATCGTTTTGTCAATTTGAAAATCGCCATTTGAGGCGTCAAATAACGCAACATGACGAAATCGAATGAAATAGataatattaagtttataatttgAATAAGTATTAGTAGAAGTGGAGTGGATTTGAAGATGTGGCGAGACGATGGTGCGGCCAACCGGTTTGTGGTCATCTCAGCTCACCTGCGCGCTTCCTCGCGTCGCCACGCGTTCGaccaggtacctacttacacggGCCTGCTCGCCTCATTCACAGCCAAGTTAGCTTTCTACGCCGCAAACATGAGGAAATCTTCTatgttaattatataaattcgtATTAAGAAAACTTTTCAAGTCGTATAATGATAATTTCGCTTCTAGACTTCTATTGTTATCGTTATTGACAAGCTGTtatgaaactaaattaaattacgcATTCTATTAGTAACTATTTATAATTGACAGACACTTCATTTGGTCTGACGCTCAAAATAGGTCAAACCAGTATTGTACAACGCACTATTGTGAGTGCAGCTGTTTCTTAGTGGACCCTACCTATAGGCTACGTACGTTTCTGCGGTAGAGCCGTCATTAACATGAGAAACAGATGAGCATCAAGG is a genomic window containing:
- the LOC110374469 gene encoding proline-rich protein 36 → MVALRAIGSHLRHFFTPRMSKPNSVKTVLCVYETHVAHSRTLDRQRRATNIRAEAREQPQHRTYIPSVSSAPSTATRTRILLRMAAAHTHPAPAPSDRRSEGRAGSRRIFPPQFKLQVLEAYRRDAQCRGNQRATARKFGIHRRQIQKWLQAEPALRAALLRRAPQPAPSPPPYAVGSPESARLPTPPPVTVPTPVQVPTPLPAPVPVPTPMQVAEPIDLSVRRPTPPPAPQPAYVPPTAPSPPRKPFKLFRPYLLEDEEEKRPSLASLPVSNGIHVSAFVPVQSAAGCALAACSAPRWCSPVPSFPAPLR